ATGATGAGCATAATTCTCTTTGATCACGGTACTAAGGAGATGTTACTATCTTCTTTTAATTGAGCTAACAGCATTCCTGCATAGAACACAATGAGGGTTCCCATATTGAGCACCTGAAAAATGTGCGGAGCGCCTTCAATGCACTGGCTGTCCCTGAACAGCCTACAGCCACCTTTAAAGGGCCGAAAGTTTTAAATGAGCTTTTATCATGATACACTGATGTGGAAAATGGAAAGTTAACTGTCAATTGTATGCGTTCTGCAATTTTCCTTGCGAAATCTTAAACTTTATGTCTGCAATACAAGCAAACATTTAACATCTGGTTTGTTTTTCTAATCATTTTTCACTGCAAGAAATCACCTATTAATGTGATGTTAACATCAGTGCTAGCTAGTTGGCTGACAAGTAGTCCATTGTGCTGTAGTCTCAACTCTCATGTCGGCATTTGTATACGATTGGTATAAATGTAATAAGTACTACTGGATCTTGCATATATTGCAGATCTGAGTAGTCTGTGGTACAATGATATGCGACTGAGGGCCCTCATCACCCAAGTGGGCAATATTATCAAGAATGAATTAAGCTGCAGATGGTTCTCTGTAagaattaaaaatagtcaaatTAGGAGACTCTGAAGTCTAAACAAAAGAGCAATTGCTTTATATGATTGTTTGACGCTGCTTCACTATTAATGGGGGTTAAGAATTGTTGTggtccaaaagaaaaaaagaaatataaagaTGATGATAATGAAAAGCAAAACAGGTTCTTGATTGTGCATGCTTCCCTCTCTGAACAAGTGTTCCTCCACTCTTCATCACCACTTGAAAAAAGTACAAGAAGCATAAAGTGTGTTAAGGCTGTGATCTTTCCCCTGCTGGGGAATGCATCAATCCCACACAGCATTCAACATcactaaaaaaatatgaaattcaaGTTACcaaaaaacatttataatagaggagtgaaagaaagaaataataaAATCCACAAGGgatgaagaaaacaaatgaCAGATCTTGAGCTACAAACtgaagcagcagcagcagaagAGAAGACCCCAATCAGAACCTTAAAAACTTATTGTACCCAAATAAGCAGAGCAAAACCATTTTTCTCTTGCCGTAAAAAACAAGAATCCCCAAATCCACAATCACAAATTGACATCCAAATCATGCATGTGAGAGGGACACAACAGATAGAAGCAATGACCTTCAGCGATTATATATCGTCAGACTCAAAAGAGAGATTGTTCACTCCTTGCTTTACTTGATTGGTAGCTTTTGTGCCTCTCTTTTACCTCAATGTAATTCCAGTCTGGACTAGGACACCTAGCTCGCTAGCTTTCAGCAGCATTCTTATTGGTCTGGTAGTACTGATACCTAACGAGCCCGATAAAAGAAtaagagaaacaaaatcaaGAACAATAGGATCACAGATGTTGGCTACACCTGTTATTATTAATaggatcaaaataaaattctccTTAGTTTTTTGACTGATCATATTAAATCACCTTATTATCGACAATCGAATTTGTAGAAATTACTTAGCTTTGTCTGCTTTGTGTAATATTGTATAACTTAACCATGctttattttttactttttcccAGCTGATGATCCATTTCCATAATCCCTCGACTGTACAATGTTAAGTGATCTACTCGATCAGCACACCAGTCTTGACAAAAAAAGCGATCTGCTCATCTATCTACATCAACATATCTTCTCCATTAACAAAGTTGTCCATTCTCCAGTAATGCATTCACTTATTTGTCTGTACCAGAATAATGTATCATTAAATTTCCTACTGTAATTGGCACCATAACTTGTAATTGGTAGGATTGATATGTAACAGCTCTATAACAACAGAATTGCAAACATATAAGTATGTGGTTGaacatacagaaacatattGCAAGATCGGATCGAGAGAAATGTACTGGGGCACATGTTTTTTCTGATTTCTTCTCTAGCTGATGAGTCTGGCAGCCACTTGCAGATTGTGAGCCTTGAGAGAAACGAGCCTGATTTGTCTGTACTCTGCCAACTGTCAcatgattttaatttttgacAGCACATTTGGTTAATATTTAAGGGTCCAGTCCAGTCCAGTGGTTTTTATTGCATCAGTGCTTTGCTTCTTTTTAAGTACGAATGCATTACCGAGATCCCTCAGCAGAAATTGCAATATTATCTGTAGATAAAAATATGGAAGAGAGCTTTTTATCATTGCCGACAGAAAAAAATGATCCAAGAAAATTTGGCAGTACCAGTACTAGTTTGACATGGGGTTATTTCTTTGAAGAACTGAAGAGGCAATGTTACATTGCAGGACCTATGGTTGCTGCGATTCTATCCCAAAACTTGCTGCGTGTGGTTTCTATGATGATGGTTGGTCACTTGGGAGAGCTAGCTCTCTCAAGCTCTTCCATTGCCATCTCCCTCTCTGGAGTCACTGGCTTCAGTGTTTTTGTAAGTCATCGTCTTTTCTGTTCATGTGCATTTTTGTATCTCCAGCTCTTTGGTTTTAGAAATGCCATTAACCTGTCTTACACTCTTACCACACAAGTGATACATATAGTTCACATATCAGTAATGACAATTGCCAAGTTATATACCTTGCATGGTAGCttcaatttcatatatataacagTGCTATATCTACACACACAATATCTATAGCAGAAGTTAATTGGCAACTATAAACATAAAGTCCATGACTCGATACAGCTGGTGGTAAATTTTATGTCTCCAATAACCAGGTGGATCTCTAACACTCAAGTTACGTTGGAACAGATAGGAATGGCCAGCGGACTGGAAACAATATGTGGGCAAGCATATGGGGCTAAGCAATATCAAAAACTTGGACTTCAAACCTACACTGCTATATTTTCTCTAAACTTAGTTTGTGTCCCTCTATCTGTGTTATGGATATATATGGAGAACTTACTAATTCTCATGGGTCAGGATCCTCTGATTTCTCGTGAAGCTGGAAAATTCACAATCTGGCTTATTCCAGCTCTCTTTGCTTATGCAACTCTTCAACCACTCATCAGATACTTTCAGACACAGAGTTTGATAACACCTGTACTCCTAAGCTCTTGCGCCACCCTTTTGTTTCATATTCCTCTTTGTTGGGTTCTAGTATTCAAGTCTGGACTGGATAATGTTGGAGGGGCACTGGCAATTAGTATTTCATATTGGTTGAATGTGATTATACTTGTATTGTACATGAAGTTCTCTTCTGCTTGTTCACAAACCCGAGCTCCAATTACTGTAGAGGTATTCCTTGGAATGAAAGAGTACTTTTACTATGCCATCCCTTCCACAGTTATGATATGgtaatttctatatatataagtactttTACTATGCCATCCCTTCCACAGTTATGATAtggtaatttatatatatatatatatatatattttcaaatactTAGTCTCCCATTTCCTCCATATGTTCTTGATTTTTGGTGCATGATAATTAAGTGTAGCGTTGAGTGGTGGTCATTTGAGCTGCTTATTTTGCTTTCTGGGCTGCTACCAAATCCGGCTCTTGAAACTTCGGTCCTGTCTGTATGGTATAATTCCTTCTTGATACTGATATTAATACAAATGTTTTAATTTGATCTCTTTTTATATGCAACAAATGTGACATCGGTGAACTTTTTGTCAATAATTctgtttgattatgtttttgGATAGTCTAGTCTCCAGACTATTTCAACACTCTATGCAATACCCTATGGGTTTGGTGCTGCAGCAAGGTATATTTGTTCACCACTAATAATGCTCAAGGCATATGAATACAACTAATAAGATCCTATctttaatctttttatttcttttgtccTTGGATATGTATAGTACTAGAGTTGCAAATGAACTGGGAGCTAATAACTCAGAAGGTGCTCGTATAGCTGCGCGTGCTGCATTGTGTCTTGCAGTCACAGAGACGAGCATAGAAACAACAACTCTCTTTGCCTTGAGGCGTTCTTTTGGTTACACATTTAGCACTGAACCACAAGTCATCGATTACGTCACATCAATGGCGCCTCTAGTGTGTTTGTCTCTTGCACTAGACAGCTTGCAAGGGGTCCTTACAGGTTTATGAATTAGAACTGTGACAAGGAATGagttatttttgtttcttcatgcatgcatggtctGTTAATTCTGTGAGTCACATATATGGTTTAATACACAGGTGTTGCTAGAGGATGCGGGTGGCAGCATATAGGGGCTTATATAAACCTTGGAGCCTTTTATCTTTGTGGGATTCCAGTTGCTGCTATATTGGCTTTCTGGTTAAAGCTGAGAGGAAGAGGCCTTTGGATTGGAATACAACTTGGTTCTTTGGTGCAGACCGTATTTCTTTCAATTGTAACTTCTTGTACAAACTGGGAAATGCAGGTATGATTTATATCTCCAACAGTAAATGTTAAAAATAGGTCGACTTAGTAAACAAACTATGCTTATAGGAGCTGATCTTTGATTTATGTTGGGCTTTCTCTTTTGCAGGCAAAGAAGGCAAGGGATCGGACTGGGTATTCTAAAGGAGGCTCAACAGAAGATGTTGGACTGTGCCATTGATGAAATTCATTCCAAATAAGTTGCCGAAATTCCTCGACAAAGTTGCAAATTGTTCAGAATTGATTCAGAAATACTAGGACTAGAGATCGACATTTGAGCTCACATGTGTTCGTTTGCTTATCCAATTGGTCCAATATGACTCTTTTAAGTTATTGATATTATTTAAACTAGCTTTCATATACTCGCTTGTGCGCGTGCGTAAGGACTGTGCTCGCGCAAACGTATTTTATTTTCCGAAATTACGTTTCACATATGCATATTGTCCTTCTCTTACTCTCTATTATTTTTCGAAATTACGTTTCACATATGCATATTGTCCTTCTCTTACTCTCTATGTGATATGTACGTATCTCAATAGTGCAACAAATTATCTTTTTGTTATATGAGGCCTATGAGTATGTTGAGATGATTCTCTTTGAACCGTTATATGAGGAAGATTAATTTGCAAGTGGATACTCCTAACGCCTTAATTACCAATTCAATTGCAAAagctaagtttttttttactgatTGCAAAAACTAAGTTGATCGAGGAGGGTTTTATTTGAAAGAGGAGGGTTGAAACTCACTTCAACTGCTAAATACGTGGAGAGTGAGAATCCACATCGTGCACTTCTATTTTTTGTTTCAAGTTATcccttttttctccttttctttttgctaatttcttatttgattttgtaTTGGACAATAATGACCAATTTATATGATAATATCTTTCCCCATCTTTCTCTAGATCATGGGTATTTCGGGCAAATCCATTTATTGGTGAAGCTGCTTTCACTAAACAACCGCTTCCAATTATATAATGGAATTCATGAACTTGAAATTACATTAATACCTTCACACTATATGTTAAAGGTAAAAAAgtcaaataacaaaattaaaatagaataaaattttaaattttatctaCTTTCTCTGCATATAACTACCTACTACCACTCATTCATTAAAACCATAAGATAAAGGAATAGAAGCCCACACTACCGCGGCCCTATTTATTCTCTCTCTAGAGGCTCTCTCTAGGATTAGGGTTTTCTAGGGTTTCTTTTGCTGTGCGGCGCAAGTTCTATGGCGATTTCGATGGCTTCCGTTGCATCTATAACTGCTAGGCTAGCTCCAAAGCTCTCTTTCACCAAGGAGGACGAACCAGTCGTTCTTGGTAACCATAGATTGCCGGAGAAAGGTTTTCTGGCGCCTAGATTTTACTTGGTGGGGAAGCTAAACGCAACGAAGGTTGTGATCTTCGATTCTTTCCATGCGGCAGTGCGCTCTATGTGGAGAAATTCTACTCCAGTGGAAGTGGCGGTTCGGGGAGACCGCTACCTTTTCACTTTCGCCAATGAACAAGATCTAGCACGAGTAAAGAAAGGAGGCCCCTGAGGTTTCTAACGAGCGATAATTTTGCTCAATGATTATAATGGTTTTTCAAACATCATGCAAGTACCGTTGATTTTTGTTTGGATTTAGGTAGAGATCAAGGGTTTGCCGGCAATGACTGAAGCCACATCGCAGTTGGTTGGTGAAACAATCGGCAAGGTGCTGCATGTTGATCCGGTTTTAGTGGTTAGAGGCAGCCCCAAGATGCGATTGTTCTTACCTTTGAATGATCCAGTCAAGCTCGAGCGTCATCTTAGGGTTTCTCTCTCTTGTGACAAAAGGTTTTATGACAAaagttttcataaaacttAGCCTACCTTATTTTCAAACCACATAGGTGGGCTGACCCCTATTGGGTGAGTGAGGATGAAGCTCACCCATACTATAGTTTTTTGTGCAGGTTAGGAGCCAACAAAGGTTTAGGAATTGTGAAGTTTAGGAGTACACAAGCCTTTAGTTACTTTGTCTTAACATTGTTACTCTATTTGTGTAACTTTGATTCTTATTCTCAAAGTTGTAATTCCGAGGTTGTGTTTAGTTATTTGTCACCTAAAcatataatttgggttgttgttgttctttTTGGGTCGGTGACTCTTTGATCACCTTCTGTtgattttcaaattatttgTAAAGCTCGCGttatttttaaggtatattaTAAAGTTATTActttccatttttcaagttacATTTGTAAACTTCATTTGTTATTTTCTTGCGAAAAATTGTATAGGTTTCCAAACTAGCGAGTGTTCAACGAACTTTGTTCGTTTATTTGCTTGTTAgtccaaaattttaaaatctaaTACCACCATTTTCCCTTCTGGGATGTGACTTTTTTCCTTCTACATGAAGTTCTCTCTTGCCTATTCAAAAACCAGAGCTCCAATTTCGAAGGAGGTATTCTATGGAATGAAAGAGTTCTTTAGTTTTGCATTACCGAGATCCCTCAGCATAAATTGTGATTTactatatactatttttaaGTTGGGTCGGTGTGATGTTCACCACACTATAGCTAATCTCGCACGAAGTTACTTTTCTACCCTCGGTTTTTGTGCTAATTACGGTCTTGCCACTCGACTATGGATGAAAACCCAAATGATCGACGCGCGTCATAATCCTTCTCAATCTTAAAGGTTCTCGCGCTCACTCTCCGTTGCTCTCGCTGTTCTCTCTCTTTCAGAAAGAGACTCTCCCTCATTATGGTCTTCGGATCTCCTCACCTATGAAGTACATAGACTGGGTGGATGGCAGGAGTAAAACTTCTATGACAATCTAGGTTCGTTCTTCAAATTCGCTTTCAAGTTTCACTCATCCTAGGGAAATGAGTAAGGTTCGGTTTTCTTGGTAAGGGAATTCTTCTGGGCCTATCATATGAATTCATCAAATTGTGGGAATATTAGATTCTGTTGTTTGTATGATTAGATTGATTTATTGTTTGTTGTAGATAAGAGAAAGTTTTGGTGAGATTGAAGTGAAAAGAGAAAGTCTCTTGGACCATGATATGGGAGCTGCAGAGGACCATTCACAGAAAGTTGATTAATAGACTTCTAAGTTCCGAATATTTCTTCTTATCAAGGTATGTTTACTTTAGCTTCATCAAAGatttcattgattttttttcattctaatGAACTCTTAAATATATCTGAATTtcgttgtaataacccgattttttggAACGAGTATTGGATAGTTTTTAAGTTAATAAATTCgtgaaatttatttaaacGAATTTTGTATGCTTCGCGAAGTGGTATGTCGAAAACGGAAATATTATcgtaacgtttatttagaaaaacgttacgtttccgtgacgtgaatatcgacttttactccgtcgatcgtttgtgaaaacttccttcacgaaagtcgtagagcccgtcgatacgagttcgtggacacatcacgcgttcgaataggacgtcgtacgtgaaagttattaatgacggaagttcgtttccgattttggaaactggTATAAATAGACAATTAATGGAGCTAGgatttccatttcaggaaacccaccccgcgcctcctttctctccctctctctctctcccccttcgcgttctctctctctccgagtCCCTCTCTCCCTCCAAAAATTCTccaccggcgatctcgccgTTCAGCCCGCCGTGACATACACCGCCCCTCCCAATCGTATCGCACGGACCCCCTCTACAAACCCCGAGGTCGAGCCATCCTCCCTCGCCGCTGTCAGTCCCCGCGCCACAACCGGACCTCCTGCGATCCTCACCGTCGCTTGCTCCGCTCCCGGCGACGCAGAACCCCCAGCGCTCATCCCCTCCGTTGCTCCTCACTTCCAGAGCCACCAACACAA
This is a stretch of genomic DNA from Argentina anserina chromosome 4, drPotAnse1.1, whole genome shotgun sequence. It encodes these proteins:
- the LOC126791733 gene encoding protein DETOXIFICATION 12-like, with translation MEESFLSLPTEKNDPRKFGSTSTSLTWGYFFEELKRQCYIAGPMVAAILSQNLLRVVSMMMVGHLGELALSSSSIAISLSGVTGFSVFIGMASGLETICGQAYGAKQYQKLGLQTYTAIFSLNLVCVPLSVLWIYMENLLILMGQDPLISREAGKFTIWLIPALFAYATLQPLIRYFQTQSLITPVLLSSCATLLFHIPLCWVLVFKSGLDNVGGALAISISYWLNVIILVLYMKFSSACSQTRAPITVEVFLGMKEYFYYAIPSTVMICVEWWSFELLILLSGLLPNPALETSVLSVCLQTISTLYAIPYGFGAAASTRVANELGANNSEGARIAARAALCLAVTETSIETTTLFALRRSFGYTFSTEPQVIDYVTSMAPLVCLSLALDSLQGVLTGVARGCGWQHIGAYINLGAFYLCGIPVAAILAFWLKLRGRGLWIGIQLGSLVQTVFLSIVTSCTNWEMQAKKARDRTGYSKGGSTEDVGLCH